The stretch of DNA GTATGGTTTCCTAATCTAGTTACCCTAATCTCTGTTATTGACCAATCACGGCCTGGTCCGTAGGCTAACCCCACACCatactgctgctgtttgccGACCCCTCGACAACGTATGCACAGGTACGGGCACTTCtgcagtacgagtacttcCTGGGGGTGCTATGCTCTTTGAGTCCGGACACCTCGATTGGTTGGAACGAAGTCTGAAAAACAAGTGatatttgtacttgtgctggtACCCTCATcaagaataaaaaaaaaacccctCTGCTGAGCTCGTAGTTCGTTGCCAGTCAGTTTATTTTACGTTCGCAACGTTTCCTGCAAGGTCCAACCTTTCAACGtcagtaccagtacaagtacactatACATATAGCCCGGCTCCCAAGAGCTATGACCAGGCGAAATAGAGTGCACAAAACGAGCACCATGATACAGGTACAGGGTAGCtttgtacctgtacaagtacaatataAACCGATTGTagtatacttgtacgagcaCAGTCAGCATATATCTGTTCACTGCACCTGGCGTTCCATATCACTGAAGCTTTCGAGGTAGCGTCGTAAGCtgagtacttgtagactgaaaatgaaaaacTTCCACAACGTGATGTTGAAGGTAATACCCGGTAATGCAATACCTGGCTAATTCCTCACATCACCACATAGTAATGTTCAATACGTAACTCCCAACTTTTTTTGCAGcctaatttttttatatgATGAGCAGCGGAAATCCGAAGAGACCAAAATAACAAGAGCACCGCCCAATCTCAAATATCAAAAGCAGCACTAATGattatattatatataatatatatattatatacCACACAAATCTAAACACActatttatatttttaaAGACACTAATCAACAGGTTCGTCAGCACTCCCGTGCTGTTTTTACTTCCACTTTTATAGGACTTTAATGTATTATGTTATAAAAAACTATGGTTGGTCTctaaatatatatatatatatatatttagGAAATATACAATGGACAATCATAATAAGCTAGCCATTAGGAAAggaacaaaaaacaaaaagacaATTAACATCGACAGCAAGGTCCAGACTATAAAAGGTGGATACAAAAGGCATACCATACGATTGATTATTTGTTCATGTGGAAAAACATAGAACAAAAACCTTTGTGATGCGAATATAATGAATGCACACCACAGATACTTTAAAATTTGATCATAGGTAACAGGCTGGGCATATATATGCCGTAGGATTTTAATATACGCTTTTGATGTGCCAGTTGGCTATTTTTTATAGCTGCATTAGAATATACCTCGAAAGCTGAGTTTTTGGTGTTCAATAATCAAACACTTCTGAATCATTGCGGTGTACACTGGGAGGCGCATGTCAGCTAATTTGTAGACGCTtcgtcttgttcttgtcctgGTCGTGGTCTCGTGGTGAAAATctatataaatatatatatagataaAAACCTATATTCAAAAAATGACATGTTACTATAAAtggaaaaaataaaatttGGTTTGGGGTGTAGTGACTGATTGGGTAAACTAAGTATAGGGCAACATATGTTTACATCCATGCATATGATATTTGACTatagatatatataactttaaaaaatatataacACATCTAAGGATATTAATCTGCCCAATCAATCTGTCCATATACTGtataaataataaaaaacaGTTTTAATCAATCAAATCAGTTCATAAAAATAACACGATATCAAAATTCATTTCGTAATACATATAATTTCATTTTAATGTTTTGTTTATTCTAATGAATGTATGCTAGTTAGTTGTAACCAATACATTTATTGATTCTATATCCGCTTTTAGTACGACTACATGCTtcaatatatattttcTGGTACACTATAGATATTCTATTAGGAATATTTGGGCTTTTTTCTAGTAGCGCGATTAAGTTTTTTCCATGTTTGGAAACTTCGTTGATATTTTACAAGTCCATATTTATAAAAATTATATACTATTATAAGTACCTTTATATTTCTAATATTCTAATATTCTAACGGATCGAGTAGGTCCTCCGACCAGTTTTATGAGCTGTACCTACATAAAAATGCGATACATTCAAATAATcatatttttattattagTAAGTTGTTTTCGCAGTAATTGGTTTGTCATCAGAACTACAGTGCAGTAAGAAGAGAGCTATTGCTCCCAAAACTACGTAATTGACAATGGGTCCAACACCGTAATTGACCAGTATTAACGCCATTGCCGAGACTTACCTCTCGAATGTAAGCTCTTATGCCTTTGTTCTACACAAGCTATATCTGGGCGGAATGAGCATATGTATTCCCCTTATTACAAGTGCTAATATCAATGTTAGCAGTCGCGGTGATACTGACCATACACATTCTTATAACACACCCTTAAAACATATCcctggtttttttttttttttttttttttttgatatACATTTAATTTAAAGTGATGATCAAAATTGTTTTTGGACTCATCCCCGTTCTCCtcagtacatactaatAAAATCTGATTCAGAAAATgttgtagtacatactacagacttgtatgtactttaGAAACGTGCAGAATCTTGAGAGCGACTCTCGGCTTGTCATGTATTCCATGTATTCCTTTCTTCCACGAACTCCTCGAGTAATAAAATGGAATAATTATAACAAAACAAATTAAAAATGTTGTGGTTTCATGCCAGTGGGACAATTGGCATTTATCTAAATACGCCATGTGCCTGAATTCATAGAATATAGCATGTACATTAGTATTGCAATTTTAATGATAACGATCCTACCTTGCACCACCTACAAGAGGTGTGCTAAAGAAGCCTATTGCACTATCAGTTGTATCTGATCCAGATCCAACACAAGCATGTTCCCTctattgaagatcataagtattattgatgtGATATAGTTAATTAATAACTTACAACCCACTTCTAGGGACACGACGTTCCGATagtagcacacaccagaagtgcttgctcattcaccagaaaagagattctagatcagTGGATAAAACTATCTTCTggatggacatctcgtctacgacccagctgattcctctcatcactATGTGGTGACATCTCATCATTATGTGAGGAATTAGCCAGGTATTACCCCACCGGGTATTACCTTCAACACCCTCCATATATTATTCTACTACAGCTCTGTAATTAACATGACTCATTCATTCATTGATCTATTTCTGTAATTTCATTCACTCATTGCGTGTTGTCGGAGAGTCCCTGTGTCGGGACCATAAACGCATCTCATTAAAACATGCTTCGTCAATCGTGTGGACGGTTGGTGCCCACAAGACACAACCGGTCTATAAAATACTAATACTGGTATTCGTAATACTGTCTCTGTCGggtcaccaccacaaggCCGGTTGCCTCGGAGTTGAAAATGAGGCCCAGCTGGTCACACAACGACATGACTATCTGCCGTTGCTGGGGCAATAGGAGTGGGTGCGAGTAGACAATTTCCGTTCGTTTGGCGTCATCCCGGAACAGCAGGAGCTGGGAGTAAAACTCTAGAGTCTCAGGGTCGTTGAGATCCAGCTTGGGGGCAGGAGGGGgtgtgggtgtgggtgATGGAGAGTATTGGGGATATGACATGTGAGGAGTGACATGTGAGGGAAGAGTGTGGGCGGGTTGGCCCACAGAACCAGATTGGGTAAGGTTGTGGACTGccttgctgctgctgctgctgctgctgctgctgctgctgctgtggaggCTGGGCACCTCCATGCTGCTGAGTATGACCACCACTGACGTTCCGCCTTCCTCCTCCCTGGCCACCCTGGCCACgatgctgctcctccagctggcCGCGTCGCTCTCGCTTATCCCGCTCAATACGTTCTCGTTCGGCGAGAGGGAGCATCTTTTTATACTCGACCCGAAGTTTTCGACCACCGATCTCCCGTCCATTAAGCGAGCCAATCACAGCTGCCGTTTCGTCAGCAGTGGTGAAATTGGCGAATGCCAGGCCCCGGAACACGCCGTTATCAAAGTGGTAGTTGAAAGCGTAGGGCAGTGGCAACCGCAACTGGGTCATGACGTCCAGCAGTTGCTCCTTTTTGATGGCAAACGGTatgttcttgatgacgATGGCTGTGGGGATAAGGTCGTCGTCAGCGAGACCGGGATGTACCGCGGTAGGTGCAACAGGGGTGGGGGCTATGGGTGCCATTCCAGGTACAACTGAAGGACTACTTCCCATTCCAGGATGGGGGCTAGGAACCCCCGACCCCATAGCCACGCCGATAGGGCCTCCCAAGCCTAAGCCGGCCATTCCCTGGGTCAGGTTGTAGTAGGGAGTTGTAGTCCGCGATGCATCTGTGGCAGTGGCACTTGTTCCGGGCCACACAGAGGAGGCTGACGTGGTCgaagagaaggacgacCGTTTGGACGCCGAGTTGGCCGggttgtttgtgtcgatATCAAAATGTCGGCTTTGTGCTCGCTTGAGAGGCGATGGAGACTGCCGGTTGCTCTGCAGTCCACCCGTGGCgcttgctgctggtgctgacGTAGTTCCGCCCAAATCCAGACCCACGGGAACCATAGGCACGGGAGCATGGGTGGTGGGGCCATGGGTGGGGGTAGTGGCTCCGGTAGCCGAGGTTGGACCAGCAGTACCCTGATTCCGATATCCCATCATGTGCaacgaagaagacgaggatTGTCGATGGATGGGGTTGGTGACGGAAGAATTTGTAGTGGCTGGAGATTGGGCCGGAGAGTGTTCAAAGAAGTTTGACATTGTTGAGCGTGCTGGATCTGTCGTTTCACCACTCGATAGTGATTCACTGTCTCTGTTTTATACCCCTCCAACAATTATGCCAGCCGGCCAAATCTGGAGATTTTTATGGtcggtgtttgtgtcgagTGAGTAGTAGCGAATAGCCTTTTTTGTGGTGTGAGGGTGTGAAGTGGAACGTTGGTGGTATGAACAATGCACAACCGAGGAGAGAACACAGAACTTTTCAGGCGGTCGTGTCAAGGATTGAGAAGCCCGAAACTAAAAGAAGATATGGAACTTtcagctgcttctggatTTCCAACAAAAAAGATCCGCAATACTATGATCAAAGGTCTCGTTATACAACATACCTACTTTTATATAAAGTCCACCCATGTTCGCAGTCCACCCCTCCCAGGCACAAGATTAAACTCTGTCCAATGTGTGACGTGCCATTACTGCCATATGCTTAATAAGCTGAAAAACCCTGCGCCTTCATTTATGGCAAGGCCATTAGAGTGTATGCATGAGCGACCAGTCCAATAAGGCTATTTGCCTGTTCCCTGATTGGCCGCTGATACCTTACAGGGAagaggtcacgtgagtatGAAACAtcatggtcacgtgacccaccTATACCCAAATGCGTTTGCACGTGAGAGGGTTCAGAGGCCTGCTTGTACATAATTGTACTGTTTATTTATCGACTGACTGTACCGTGCCCTAAGCAGCTTCAGGACTCCGTGTGGACTTTTAATGCACAAAACTcgtaaaagtacagtactgtacagtacaaatatGTGATATCCGCACAAACGCGCCCAGTTTGTAATCTCTTGAAAATCCGAGGTTCCACAGTTCTGCTCGGTTCCGTGCATGCACAGCTCTGCACATACAATATCGTAATTACAAAATGCAGATTGCTACACAGAAGGAAAGAGTAGATTTGTTGACAGTGGTGCACattatctacaagtacaagttgACCGCGTCTGCTGGTCCAAGAGAAGTATATTGACCAATATTAGTGACGCCAGTCCACTCCCTGCtgtgtatgtacaataccaACCGCGTGCTTTGATCTGACACATTCAATGTGTACTAaaagcaccagagagagagagagagagagagagagagagagagagagagagagagagagatagAGAACTGATATAATAGAATGGAATAGGAGATGTTTTCTATGATTCGCTGCATCAGCTGACCAATGATACAGTCAAACAATATGGGTGTCGGTACTAGCTCTCCCCTTGACATCTCAATTTACGGTTCCCTGATTGGATATGGGATACGAAGGATGATACATCTGATTAGTTGTAGTAATACCACGTCTGTAAAGCGCACTATGTTTCTGTCAGCTTCgatttgttttttctttcaaCATATTTAAGCATGTACATTGTAGCAATCTACTCATCTCAGCAATGACCGTCGCTTATGTAACCATGCATGACTTCCGCCTCCGCACGAAACCTACGATGGCAGAATCGCAACATCACATAGCTTTGATCTAACACAACATGTTGAGGGCGCTGCAAAGACATGCGGGGACCCATATGGGAATCGATGTGCCGCTCTTTCGACAAATGACACCAATGGGACATCGGCTCAGTTCCACCCGTCCCAATTACATGACTTCCATCAGACTGAAATCGACCATCCCTCATGTGGGTCGAGTTGATTTGACCAACAGCAAGACCATGGTACATGTCAGTGGCCGGGATGCTGCCAAATTGCTGAATGGTCTATTCACCCTCCCGGTTTCCTCGGGTGCGGCCACTCCCTTTTCTGGAGTTTTTGGAGCGTTTCTCAATGGAAAAGGACGAGTCATTACAGACGCATTTCTCTACACAACTAGCAACCATACCGAGGAGGACCAGAGCTTTGTGATTGAGTTCGACAAGGCCGTGGAGGACGAATTACTACTGCACTTGAAACGACACAGAATTAGAGCTAAAgtcaagatggagaagctgaCTGACTATGAGTGCATTTTCATCTGGAACAGAGACGCTACCCCTGACTACTGGCGCCGAGAGAATGAATGCGACAGTGGCTTTTTCCAGAGTTTATGCGAGGTGGCATGGAGCGTGGCTGAGGTTGGAGAGACTTCCGAGGTTgaggaaaaaaatggcGAGCCAGCACAAAAGCCGCTCTATGGCCTTCTAGTGGACGATAGATATCCTCTTCTAGGCATTCGAATGATTCTTCCAGCCAAAACTTCCACGACCTACTTTTCAGCCATCCCCTCCGCCAATCTAACACAATATAACATGCTGCGCTACATCAGGGGTACCCCTGAGGGATCGCGCGAGATCCCTCCCAACAAGGCTCTCCCCATGGAGTCCGATCTAGACTATATGAATGGTCTGGACTTTAACCGAGGCTGCTACGTGGGCCAGGAGCTGACTATTCGAACCCACCATACCGGTGTAGTCAGAAAACGAATTGTGCCCTTCCAGCTCTACCAGGAGGGCCAGGAGCCCggtgagtacgagtgcCAGTATGACCCTGAGCTTTCTGGGGCTCTCCCTCCTCTCTTGGACGGCTCTAATGTCATTTCGCTCAATTCCCAGCCTGAAGAAAGAACTTTCGCATCGTCGCCTTTCGATAgccccaagaaggaggctgaacCTAAGTCCGAAGAAGCAGCTTCTGAGGGTGGAGTTCCAAGTTGggccaagcccaaggagacCGATGCAGCAGAGAGTAATCTCCCTAACAAGCCCAAGCCGGTTAAGCTTGGAAACATTCTATCACATCATGGAAACGTGGGTATGGCTCTTGTTAGACTGGACAAAATCATGCAGCAGCAAGATATCCAGCTGGCTGTCGAGCTTCCCCCCGGACCCAACGGAGAGGTCAATTATCTTCGAGCCAAGCTCTACTACCCTCTTTTTGTGACTGACGTCAGTGAGGCCGAagccgaggccgaggctgagctggagatggaacGGGTTCGAAAGGAGGAGACACACAAAAATGGACAGTTGTAAATAGACTATTtaagtacagtaactcATGAAGGTACATAATTACAAgtaactacttgtagtttttttgtgtcgttgtCAGCACCACCTGGGATCGAACTCGAAGCAACATGATCATTGATAAAAACCCTAATCCAACTTTGCATAATCCGTAGTCTAAATCCTCACCATAGTTTGGAGTGTAAACAAACATTCGCATCAATGGCTAATCTGTTCAAACGACGAGGGGAGAGTATTGGAGGGGGTCACGCAAAAGTGGAGACTGCGGTTGTTCAGGCGCCAAAGTCGAAGCGGGTAAAAACCCAACATGTTATCACCAACGATGATCACCATACCGAACTGTATGATACCCGTATGACTCGACAAGAGCAGCTACTCTACGAATTTCAAAaggcagcagaagaggcacAGACAAGTGAGTATGGGCTCCGAAAGATGAGCTATGGTTATTTGATCTTCGAGATTTGGGATAATaaatggaggaggaggctacATTTTGAGCCAACCGACATTGAGACAGAGAGGTCCAGGGAAAGAGGAATCGACTCGACTAACACAGAGTCGGATAGTCTCATTACGCAACTAACAAGTGAGTTAGAGGCGCTGCGTCAACAAAATCAGCATATGCAGTCCCAGATGGCAGAGGCTACGGgggctgtggaggagcgAAATAATTACATCGCGGTCAAGGAGAGTGAAACAAAAGCACTacaggagaaggtggaATCACAGAGAAAGGACATCAGGAAGTACAAGTCTAGCTTGAAGCAACATAAACAGGATGAGCGCTCTATGGAAGCCATATACAGCATTGTACGACAGTTGACAGGCACAGATGTGGAGATTGTGTCACAGAACTCCCAGGGTCAACAGTTGTTCCTGTGCAAGCAAACAGGCAAAAACGGGACGGTAAGGTACCACCTAGGACTGGATGGAGCAGAAAGTCCAGACTTTGCTTACCAGATCATCACTGAGACTGAtgaggacaagaaggtAGCAAAACTGCTGCCAGAGTACTTGCGTGGCAGCATCACTTTTGCAAGGAAAGAGGTGAGTACAGTTATCTTGCAACAGATATATTCATCCAGCTCGTTCATATTAACACAGGCAATTTCATTCTTTAACAAGATCAGTGTT from Yarrowia lipolytica chromosome 1D, complete sequence encodes:
- a CDS encoding uncharacterized protein (Compare to YALI0D15796g, some similarities with uniprot|P32380 Saccharomyces cerevisiae YDR356w NUF1 spindle pole body component); amino-acid sequence: MANLFKRRGESIGGGHAKVETAVVQAPKSKRVKTQHVITNDDHHTELYDTRMTRQEQLLYEFQKAAEEAQTSEYGLRKMSYGYLIFEIWDNKWRRRLHFEPTDIETERSRERGIDSTNTESDSLITQLTSELEALRQQNQHMQSQMAEATGAVEERNNYIAVKESETKALQEKVESQRKDIRKYKSSLKQHKQDERSMEAIYSIVRQLTGTDVEIVSQNSQGQQLFLCKQTGKNGTVRYHLGLDGAESPDFAYQIITETDEDKKVAKLLPEYLRGSITFARKEVSTVILQQIYSSSSFILTQAISFFNKISVTLAKK
- a CDS encoding uncharacterized protein (Truncated form of YALI0D15752g, similar to Saccharomyces cerevisiae PIN4 (YBL051C); ancestral locus Anc_7.370, some similarities with uniprot|P34217 Saccharomyces cerevisiae YBL051c) → MSNFFEHSPAQSPATTNSSVTNPIHRQSSSSSLHMMGYRNQGTAGPTSATGATTPTHGPTTHAPVPMVPVGLDLGGTTSAPAASATGGLQSNRQSPSPLKRAQSRHFDIDTNNPANSASKRSSFSSTTSASSVWPGTSATATDASRTTTPYYNLTQGMAGLGLGGPIGVAMGSGVPSPHPGMGSSPSVVPGMAPIAPTPVAPTAVHPGLADDDLIPTAIVIKNIPFAIKKEQLLDVMTQLRLPLPYAFNYHFDNGVFRGLAFANFTTADETAAVIGSLNGREIGGRKLRVEYKKMLPLAERERIERDKRERRGQLEEQHRGQGGQGGGRRNVSGGHTQQHGGAQPPQQQQQQQQQQQQQGSPQPYPIWFCGPTRPHSSLTCHSSHVISPILSITHTHTPSCPQAGSQRP
- a CDS encoding uncharacterized protein (Compare to YALI0D15774g, weakly similar to uniprot|P47158 Saccharomyces cerevisiae YJR122w CAF17 CCR4 associated factor, similar to Saccharomyces cerevisiae CAF17 (YJR122W); ancestral locus Anc_7.508), producing MLRALQRHAGTHMGIDVPLFRQMTPMGHRLSSTRPNYMTSIRLKSTIPHVGRVDLTNSKTMVHVSGRDAAKLLNGLFTLPVSSGAATPFSGVFGAFLNGKGRVITDAFLYTTSNHTEEDQSFVIEFDKAVEDELLLHLKRHRIRAKVKMEKLTDYECIFIWNRDATPDYWRRENECDSGFFQSLCEVAWSVAEVGETSEVEEKNGEPAQKPLYGLLVDDRYPLLGIRMILPAKTSTTYFSAIPSANLTQYNMLRYIRGTPEGSREIPPNKALPMESDLDYMNGLDFNRGCYVGQELTIRTHHTGVVRKRIVPFQLYQEGQEPGEYECQYDPELSGALPPLLDGSNVISLNSQPEERTFASSPFDSPKKEAEPKSEEAASEGGVPSWAKPKETDAAESNLPNKPKPVKLGNILSHHGNVGMALVRLDKIMQQQDIQLAVELPPGPNGEVNYLRAKLYYPLFVTDVSEAEAEAEAELEMERVRKEETHKNGQL